The nucleotide sequence GGCCGTCAACGTGGTGCTCCGCGATACGCGGCCTGATCTCGTCGTATCGGGCATCAACGACGGCGGCAATATCGGCGACGACGTTATTTATTCGGGCACTGTCGCGGGTGCGCGCGAGGCGGCGCTGCAGGGCATTCAGTCGTTCGCGATTTCCGTCGCGGCGAAGTCCGAGCATCACTTCGGTCTTGCCGCGCGATTCGCGCATCGCGTCGCGCGTTATCTGTACGCTTCGCCGCTGCCCGAACGCATTCTTCTCAACGTCAACATCCCCGATGTCCCGCCGGGTGTGGTGCCGGATTACCGGTTTGCGCGGCTGGGCACCCGCGTCTATTCGGGCGACATCCTCCAGCACGCCGATCCGCGCGGGCAGCATTATTACTGGATCGGCGGCCGCGAGATCGGTTACACGGAGGTCGAGAACTCCGACATGGAGGTGAT is from bacterium and encodes:
- the surE gene encoding 5'/3'-nucleotidase SurE — translated: MLILITNDDGIHAPGLAALRAGLSDLARVVVVAPDRERSATSHSLTIHQPLRVREIEKDFYSVDGTPADCVHLAVNVVLRDTRPDLVVSGINDGGNIGDDVIYSGTVAGAREAALQGIQSFAISVAAKSEHHFGLAARFAHRVARYLYASPLPERILLNVNIPDVPPGVVPDYRFARLGTRVYSGDILQHADPRGQHYYWIGGREIGYTEVENSDMEVMAKGFISVTPLQLDTTHDRLMAALRDGPGFPEP